A genomic segment from Candidatus Methylomirabilis limnetica encodes:
- a CDS encoding class II glutamine amidotransferase, producing the protein MCGIVGDVGTQRAVNILLEGLTRVEYCGYDSAGVAVRGKGQIAVVKKIGRVDTLAKLAAPRTFRATTGIGHTRWPTHGDVTDANTHPHLRSDGTFALIHNGVIENYVGMKRFLIEKGVTFQSETDTEALVNLFDRNVLFELRRYHPK; encoded by the coding sequence ATGTGCGGTATCGTCGGCGACGTAGGCACACAACGTGCGGTCAACATCCTCCTCGAAGGCCTCACGCGCGTGGAGTACTGCGGCTATGACTCCGCCGGTGTCGCCGTCCGGGGGAAGGGGCAGATCGCGGTGGTCAAGAAGATCGGCCGCGTCGATACCCTCGCCAAGCTCGCCGCCCCGCGCACATTCCGCGCCACCACCGGCATCGGCCACACCCGTTGGCCCACCCACGGCGACGTGACCGACGCCAACACCCATCCCCACCTCCGCTCCGACGGCACGTTCGCCCTCATCCACAACGGCGTGATCGAGAACTACGTTGGCATGAAGCGTTTCCTCATCGAGAAGGGCGTCACCTTCCAGTCAGAGACCGACACCGAGGCGCTCGTCAACCTCTTTGATAGGAATGTGCTTTTTGAGTTGAGAAGATACCACCCGAAATAA
- a CDS encoding alkene reductase — protein sequence MKSSRLFDSLSMGTLHLKNRIVMAPLTRGRAGKERVPNDLMAEHYYQRASAGLLITEATVISQQGIGWIDSPGIFTDEMVEGWRKVTDKVTPTGTPIFLQLWHCGRASHSDFHHGDLPVSASAVKLNGDHIRTPLGNKPYETPRPLSLADIQTTVNDYRKAAKNAKAAGFSGVEVHGANGYLINQFLDSQTNHRDDQYGDSLENRFRFFKEVLEAVLEVWPPEQVGARISPNGAFNDMGSDDFRQTYLYATEKLNALKLGYLHIMDGLAFGFHGKGVQMTLAEFRPLFHGIIIGNCGYTKETAEERIAARHADMIAFGRPFITNPDLPERFRNNWPVNPAEDMSRWHTSGPEGYTDYAPYHPSSSA from the coding sequence ATGAAAAGCAGCAGGTTATTTGACTCACTCTCAATGGGCACACTGCACCTGAAAAACCGCATCGTCATGGCACCGCTGACAAGGGGGCGTGCTGGTAAGGAGCGCGTGCCGAATGATCTTATGGCAGAGCATTATTACCAGCGAGCAAGTGCCGGGCTTCTGATAACCGAAGCGACAGTGATTTCACAACAGGGCATTGGCTGGATTGACTCTCCGGGAATCTTTACTGATGAGATGGTCGAGGGCTGGCGGAAGGTCACGGACAAAGTCACACCAACAGGCACGCCCATATTTCTTCAGCTATGGCATTGCGGTAGGGCCTCGCACAGTGATTTCCATCATGGTGACCTTCCTGTCTCCGCTTCTGCTGTGAAGCTGAACGGTGATCACATCCGCACCCCTCTCGGCAATAAGCCATATGAAACTCCACGACCACTGTCATTGGCTGACATTCAGACCACCGTGAATGATTACCGTAAGGCGGCAAAGAATGCCAAGGCCGCCGGGTTTTCCGGGGTAGAAGTGCACGGCGCCAATGGCTATTTGATCAATCAATTCCTTGATTCGCAAACCAATCACCGCGACGATCAATATGGTGACAGTCTTGAAAACAGATTCCGTTTTTTTAAAGAAGTGCTGGAAGCGGTGCTTGAGGTCTGGCCGCCGGAACAGGTCGGGGCCCGCATCTCGCCAAACGGCGCGTTTAATGATATGGGCAGTGATGACTTTAGGCAGACGTATCTTTATGCTACCGAAAAGTTAAATGCATTGAAACTTGGTTATCTGCATATCATGGATGGGCTGGCTTTTGGTTTTCATGGGAAAGGTGTACAGATGACCTTAGCGGAATTCAGGCCACTGTTTCACGGCATCATTATTGGAAACTGCGGTTATACCAAAGAAACAGCAGAAGAGCGCATCGCAGCACGCCATGCAGACATGATCGCCTTTGGCCGACCTTTTATCACAAATCCTGACTTACCCGAACGATTCCGGAATAATTGGCCTGTCAACCCTGCTGAAGATATGTCGCGATGGCATACATCTGGGCCTGAAGGATATACGGACTATGCGCCATATCACCCCTCTTCTTCCGCATAA
- a CDS encoding glucose-1-phosphate adenylyltransferase, which produces MITRSPVVAVIMGGGRGTRLYPLTKERCKPAVPLAGKYRLVDIPISNCLNSGINRIFLLTQFNTASLHRHIQNTYNFDPFGGGFVDILSAEQTEKTTDWYQGTADAVRRNLTHFRTYPHDLVLVLSGDQLYRMDFRQIIDQHIRTAADVTISAIALPTSAIAGLGLMRVHDDLSIDSFVEKPKDPEVIQSLAVSPAIEQLLKTRSTEKRCLASMGIYVFKREVLQEALDNNMTDFGKEIIPGLLGKKRLFSHLFEGYWEDIGTVRAFFEANLQLAHPLPSFNFFTQIDPIYTHARYLPATKVNLCTIDHAIIGDGSIISQAHIKRCVVGIRSVLREGVDLEDVVMMGADYYESDVDFAANAANGIPNIGIGRNCHFRTAIIDKNARIGDNVTLNPVGKPNGHVRDGIAIVDGILVVSKGAIVPAGTVV; this is translated from the coding sequence ATGATAACACGTTCTCCAGTAGTGGCAGTGATCATGGGCGGCGGCCGGGGCACCCGGCTTTATCCTTTAACCAAGGAACGCTGCAAACCGGCGGTGCCGCTCGCCGGCAAATACCGCCTCGTCGATATCCCGATCAGCAACTGCCTCAACAGCGGCATCAACCGGATCTTCCTGCTCACGCAGTTCAACACCGCGTCACTGCACCGGCATATCCAGAATACCTATAACTTCGACCCCTTCGGTGGCGGCTTCGTCGACATCCTCTCGGCCGAGCAGACCGAGAAGACCACCGACTGGTATCAGGGCACTGCCGACGCTGTGCGGCGCAACCTCACCCATTTCCGCACCTACCCGCACGATCTCGTGCTCGTGCTTTCGGGCGACCAGCTCTACCGGATGGATTTCCGCCAGATCATCGACCAGCATATCCGTACTGCCGCCGATGTGACGATCTCCGCCATCGCGCTGCCGACCTCCGCCATCGCAGGCCTCGGCCTGATGCGCGTACATGACGACCTCTCGATCGACTCCTTCGTCGAGAAACCCAAGGACCCGGAGGTGATCCAGAGCCTCGCCGTCAGCCCCGCCATCGAGCAACTCCTCAAGACCCGCTCCACCGAAAAACGCTGCCTGGCCTCGATGGGTATCTACGTTTTCAAACGCGAAGTCCTGCAGGAGGCGCTCGACAACAACATGACCGATTTCGGCAAGGAGATCATCCCCGGTCTCCTCGGCAAGAAGCGCCTCTTCAGCCACCTCTTCGAGGGGTATTGGGAGGACATCGGCACCGTGCGCGCCTTCTTCGAGGCCAACCTCCAGCTCGCCCATCCGCTGCCGTCGTTCAACTTCTTCACCCAGATCGATCCGATCTACACGCACGCCCGCTATTTGCCGGCGACGAAGGTAAACCTCTGCACGATCGACCATGCCATCATCGGCGACGGAAGCATCATCAGTCAGGCGCACATCAAACGTTGCGTGGTCGGTATCCGTTCGGTACTGCGCGAAGGAGTGGACCTTGAGGACGTGGTGATGATGGGCGCCGACTACTACGAGTCGGATGTCGACTTCGCGGCCAACGCCGCCAACGGTATCCCCAATATCGGCATCGGCCGCAACTGCCACTTCCGCACCGCTATCATCGACAAGAACGCCCGTATCGGCGACAACGTCACGCTCAACCCGGTGGGTAAGCCCAACGGCCATGTGCGCGACGGTATCGCCATCGTCGACGGCATCCTGGTTGTGTCGAAGGGGGCGATCGTGCCCGCCGGCACGGTAGTGTGA